The Streptomyces sp. NBC_00162 genome window below encodes:
- a CDS encoding transglycosylase domain-containing protein — protein MSDQSPPPGWTPRDPDTPPEGSPTRPQQPGAARRPGTAQGPPGTAPRPGKKARRKRTGWRRALPTWRMVLGAVLLLALLLGGALVAGYLLVDIPPANAAATAQSNVYLYSDGSQLARDGEVNRVNVPLSQIPRTVQEAVLAAEDRDFHSERAVDPKAMLRAAWNTATGKGTQSGSTITQQYVKNYYLGQEQTIKRKVKEFFIAIKLGREKSKNYILEGYLNTSYFGRNAYGIQAAAQAYYGKDVANLTTAEGAYLATLLNSPSAFDVVSHPQSRPRALARWNYVLDGMVKKDWLPAAERATTQFPEPGKVRAAAGLSGQRGYLVEAVKDYITENKILDDKTLAEGGYRITTTIDRRRQNAFVEAVDSQMVGKLDPEKRKADRVVRAGGVSIDPATGKVVAMYGGIDYTKQYVNNATRHDYQVASTFKPFVFAAAVENDSRTQDGRRITPNTVYNGDNKRPIVGGRIRFAPENEGQVSYGNITVNTATDLSVNAVYAQMAVDVGTRKVKETAVALGVPEDTPNFEPVPAMALGTLQASVLDMTQAYATLADHGRRTPYTFLEKITKEDDTIALPERAATQAVSREAADTTTSMLVSVVDNGTGTAALAAGHPAAGKTGTGELDRSAWFAAYTPDLVTVVSMMGQDPDTGSLESLYNALGENRIGGGGYPARIWAAYTKTALEGTDPVDFDLELQPGAAQPPPSPPSSTESGEPEETPDGDGTPTAPVRPSPPFPPTPPNGGQNNGGQDNGGQNQGGQNQGGQNNGGQTQGGQTQGGQTQGGQTQGGQTQGGQTQGGTTQGQTTQGGQGTDSGATGGRRPPSAFLE, from the coding sequence ATGAGCGACCAGTCACCACCCCCGGGCTGGACCCCTCGCGACCCGGACACACCGCCCGAGGGATCGCCGACACGACCGCAACAGCCCGGCGCGGCACGGAGGCCCGGCACGGCACAGGGGCCGCCCGGCACGGCACCGAGGCCCGGAAAGAAGGCCCGCCGGAAGCGGACCGGCTGGCGCCGCGCCCTCCCCACCTGGCGCATGGTCCTGGGCGCCGTCCTGCTCCTCGCCCTGCTGCTCGGCGGCGCCCTCGTCGCCGGGTACCTGCTCGTGGACATTCCGCCGGCCAACGCCGCCGCGACCGCGCAGTCGAACGTCTACCTCTACTCCGACGGCTCCCAGCTCGCCCGCGACGGCGAGGTCAACCGCGTCAACGTGCCGCTCTCACAGATCCCGCGGACCGTCCAGGAGGCCGTACTGGCCGCCGAGGACCGGGACTTCCACTCCGAACGGGCAGTGGACCCGAAGGCGATGCTCCGCGCCGCCTGGAACACCGCGACCGGCAAGGGCACCCAGTCCGGTTCGACGATCACTCAGCAGTACGTCAAGAACTACTACTTGGGCCAGGAACAGACGATCAAACGGAAGGTCAAGGAGTTCTTCATCGCGATCAAACTCGGCCGCGAGAAGTCCAAGAACTACATCCTCGAGGGATACCTGAACACCAGCTACTTCGGTCGCAACGCCTACGGCATCCAGGCCGCCGCCCAGGCCTACTACGGCAAGGACGTCGCCAACCTCACCACCGCCGAAGGCGCGTACCTCGCCACCCTCCTCAACTCCCCCAGCGCCTTCGACGTCGTCTCGCACCCCCAGAGCCGCCCCCGCGCCCTCGCCCGCTGGAACTACGTACTCGACGGCATGGTCAAGAAGGACTGGCTGCCGGCGGCCGAACGCGCCACCACGCAGTTCCCCGAACCCGGCAAGGTCCGCGCGGCCGCCGGACTGTCCGGCCAGCGCGGGTACCTCGTGGAGGCCGTCAAGGACTACATCACCGAAAACAAGATCCTCGACGACAAGACCCTCGCCGAGGGCGGCTACCGCATCACCACCACCATCGACAGACGCCGCCAGAACGCCTTCGTCGAAGCCGTCGACAGCCAGATGGTCGGCAAACTCGACCCGGAGAAGCGCAAGGCGGACCGGGTGGTCCGGGCCGGCGGGGTCTCCATCGACCCGGCCACCGGCAAGGTCGTCGCCATGTACGGCGGCATCGACTACACCAAGCAGTACGTGAACAACGCGACCCGGCACGACTACCAGGTCGCCTCCACCTTCAAACCGTTCGTCTTCGCCGCCGCCGTCGAGAACGACTCCCGCACCCAGGACGGCCGCCGGATCACCCCGAACACCGTCTACAACGGCGACAACAAGCGCCCGATCGTCGGCGGCCGGATCCGCTTCGCCCCTGAGAACGAGGGCCAGGTCTCGTACGGGAACATCACCGTCAACACCGCCACCGACCTCTCCGTCAACGCCGTGTACGCACAGATGGCAGTCGACGTCGGCACCCGCAAGGTCAAGGAGACGGCCGTCGCCCTCGGCGTCCCCGAGGACACCCCCAACTTTGAACCCGTCCCGGCCATGGCGCTCGGCACCCTGCAAGCCAGCGTCCTGGACATGACACAGGCGTACGCGACCCTCGCGGACCACGGCCGGCGCACCCCGTACACCTTCCTTGAGAAGATCACCAAGGAGGACGACACGATCGCGCTGCCCGAGCGCGCCGCCACCCAGGCCGTCAGCCGCGAGGCCGCCGACACCACCACCTCCATGCTCGTCAGCGTCGTCGACAACGGCACCGGCACGGCGGCGCTCGCCGCCGGCCACCCGGCGGCCGGCAAGACCGGGACCGGCGAACTGGACCGCTCCGCCTGGTTCGCGGCTTACACCCCGGACCTGGTCACGGTGGTCTCGATGATGGGCCAGGACCCGGACACCGGCTCCCTGGAGTCGCTGTACAACGCCCTCGGGGAGAACCGCATCGGCGGAGGCGGCTACCCGGCGCGGATCTGGGCCGCCTACACGAAGACGGCCCTGGAGGGCACCGACCCCGTCGACTTCGACCTGGAACTCCAGCCGGGCGCGGCCCAGCCCCCGCCGTCGCCGCCGTCGTCGACCGAGTCGGGCGAGCCGGAGGAGACACCGGACGGCGACGGCACGCCGACCGCCCCGGTACGGCCGAGCCCGCCCTTCCCGCCGACCCCGCCGAACGGCGGGCAGAACAACGGAGGCCAGGACAACGGAGGCCAGAACCAAGGCGGGCAGAACCAGGGAGGCCAGAACAACGGCGGCCAGACCCAGGGCGGACAGACGCAGGGCGGGCAGACCCAGGGCGGACAGACCCAAGGCGGGCAGACCCAGGGCGGGCAGACCCAGGGCGGCACCACTCAGGGCCAGACCACCCAGGGCGGGCAGGGCACGGACAGCGGCGCCACCGGGGGCCGGCGCCCGCCGTCCGCGTTCCTGGAATGA
- a CDS encoding ABC transporter permease → MRLYLAVGAGGFRRYATYGTATAAGVFTNTVFGFIVAYTYIALWDERPGLGGYDQAQALTFVWVSQSLLAAGALIGGGFQEELQERVRTGDIAVDLYRPADLQMWWLAADLGRAAFQLAGRGVVPLAVGALAFRLALPADPLRWLLFLVSVVLGLTVSFALRYLLGLAAFWLMDGSGVNLMANVVAIFFSGVLLPLTVFPGGFGELVRSLPWSAMLQVPMDVLLGEHSGAGSAAGALGFQGVWACVLLGAGRLLQSAATRKVVVQGG, encoded by the coding sequence GTGCGGCTCTACCTGGCTGTCGGGGCAGGCGGATTCCGGCGCTACGCCACTTACGGGACGGCGACGGCGGCCGGTGTGTTCACCAACACCGTGTTCGGTTTCATCGTCGCGTACACGTACATCGCGCTGTGGGACGAGCGGCCCGGACTCGGCGGCTACGACCAGGCGCAGGCCCTGACTTTCGTGTGGGTGAGCCAGTCGTTGCTCGCCGCCGGGGCGTTGATCGGGGGCGGTTTCCAGGAGGAGCTCCAGGAACGTGTCCGTACGGGGGACATCGCCGTCGACCTGTACCGGCCGGCGGACCTGCAGATGTGGTGGCTCGCGGCCGACCTGGGGCGGGCCGCCTTCCAGTTGGCGGGGCGGGGCGTGGTCCCGCTGGCGGTCGGGGCGCTGGCGTTCCGGCTGGCGCTGCCCGCCGATCCGTTGCGCTGGCTGCTGTTCCTGGTCTCCGTCGTGCTCGGGCTGACGGTGAGTTTCGCGCTGCGCTATCTGCTGGGGCTGGCGGCGTTCTGGCTGATGGACGGGTCCGGGGTCAATCTGATGGCGAACGTCGTCGCGATCTTCTTCTCCGGGGTGCTGCTGCCGCTGACCGTGTTCCCGGGCGGCTTCGGGGAGTTGGTCCGGAGCCTGCCGTGGTCGGCGATGCTCCAGGTCCCGATGGACGTGCTGCTGGGCGAGCATTCCGGAGCCGGGAGCGCCGCCGGAGCGCTGGGGTTCCAGGGCGTGTGGGCGTGCGTACTGCTGGGCGCGGGGCGGCTGTTGCAGTCGGCGGCGACTCGGAAGGTGGTGGTCCAGGGTGGCTGA
- a CDS encoding ABC transporter permease yields MAEAVLEREPARKFDVVEVPRRGRVREGLRGYGLIVAMWIRSTMTYRTSFFLSVFGNAAIQMLDFIGIWIMFRHVDALGGFSLPEIALLYGSCSASLGLATLLLGNTDRVGVRVRDGSLDTMLVRPVPVLAQVAADRFALRRLGRIGQGLAVLGWAVSALDVDWSVGKALLVPVMIVAGAAIFAAVMVAGAAFQFVAGDAAEVQNSFTYGGNAMLQYPPTIFAQDLLRGVTFIVPLAFVNWLPALYVLGRPDPLGLPGWVAFLSPLVAFVVFLPASLAWRAGVRSYRSTGS; encoded by the coding sequence GTGGCTGAGGCGGTGCTGGAGCGGGAGCCGGCGCGGAAGTTCGATGTCGTGGAGGTGCCCCGGCGCGGCCGGGTGCGGGAGGGGCTGCGCGGTTACGGGCTGATCGTCGCGATGTGGATCCGGTCGACGATGACGTACCGGACGTCCTTCTTCCTCTCGGTGTTCGGAAACGCGGCGATCCAGATGCTCGACTTCATCGGGATCTGGATCATGTTCCGGCACGTGGACGCGCTGGGCGGCTTCTCGCTGCCCGAGATCGCCCTGCTGTACGGGTCCTGCTCGGCCTCGCTGGGACTGGCCACCCTGCTGCTCGGCAACACCGACCGGGTCGGCGTCCGCGTCCGCGACGGCTCCCTCGACACGATGCTGGTGCGCCCGGTTCCGGTGCTCGCGCAGGTCGCGGCGGACCGGTTCGCGCTGCGCCGACTGGGGCGCATCGGGCAGGGGCTGGCGGTGCTGGGCTGGGCGGTGTCGGCGCTGGACGTGGACTGGTCGGTCGGGAAGGCGCTGTTGGTGCCCGTCATGATCGTGGCCGGGGCGGCGATCTTCGCGGCGGTGATGGTGGCCGGGGCCGCGTTCCAGTTCGTCGCCGGGGACGCGGCGGAGGTGCAGAACTCCTTCACGTACGGCGGGAACGCGATGCTCCAGTACCCGCCGACGATCTTCGCGCAGGACCTGCTGCGCGGGGTGACCTTCATCGTCCCGCTGGCCTTCGTCAACTGGCTGCCGGCGCTGTACGTGCTGGGGCGGCCCGACCCGCTGGGGCTGCCGGGGTGGGTCGCGTTCCTGAGCCCGCTGGTGGCCTTCGTGGTGTTCCTGCCCGCGTCGCTGGCGTGGCGCGCGGGAGTCCGTTCGTACCGAAGCACGGGGAGCTAG
- a CDS encoding ABC transporter ATP-binding protein, with amino-acid sequence MSDALISLDGVEKVFDVRRRVGLMRREKRQVRAVDGISFEVARGEMVGYIGPNGAGKSTTIKMLTGILTPSGGRLRVAGIDPARERLRLAHRIGVVFGQRTTLWWDLPLKDSYGLMRRMYRIPRARFEENLDRCVERLDLAELLDVPVRQLSLGQRMRGDIAAALLHDPDVLYLDEPTIGLDVVSKAKVRGFLRQLNEELGTTVLLTTHDLQDIEQLCERVMVIDHGRLMYDGALAGLHSAGSVGESERTLVVDLERELAPIEVAGARVVKVEGPRQWLAFPAGASAAPLVAAVAARYPLVDLSVREPDIEDVIARMYAGRG; translated from the coding sequence GTGTCGGATGCGTTGATCTCGCTGGACGGGGTCGAGAAGGTCTTCGACGTACGGCGTCGAGTGGGCCTGATGCGCCGGGAGAAACGCCAGGTCAGGGCGGTGGACGGGATCAGCTTCGAGGTGGCTCGGGGCGAGATGGTCGGCTACATCGGGCCCAACGGCGCCGGGAAGTCGACCACGATCAAGATGCTGACGGGGATCCTGACCCCGAGCGGCGGCCGGCTGCGCGTCGCGGGCATCGACCCGGCGCGGGAGCGGTTGCGGCTCGCGCACCGGATCGGGGTGGTGTTCGGGCAGCGCACGACGCTGTGGTGGGACCTGCCGCTGAAGGACTCGTACGGTCTGATGCGGCGGATGTACCGGATCCCGCGGGCGCGGTTCGAGGAGAACCTGGACCGCTGCGTGGAGCGGCTGGACCTGGCCGAGCTGCTCGACGTACCGGTGCGGCAGCTGTCGCTGGGGCAGCGGATGCGCGGGGACATCGCGGCGGCGCTGCTGCACGATCCGGACGTGCTGTACCTGGACGAGCCGACGATCGGGCTGGACGTGGTGAGCAAGGCGAAGGTACGGGGCTTCCTGCGGCAGTTGAACGAGGAGCTCGGCACGACGGTGCTGCTGACCACGCACGACCTCCAGGACATCGAGCAGCTGTGCGAGCGGGTGATGGTCATCGACCACGGGCGGCTGATGTACGACGGGGCGCTGGCCGGGCTGCACTCGGCGGGGTCGGTGGGGGAGAGCGAGCGGACCCTGGTGGTCGACCTGGAGCGGGAGCTCGCGCCGATCGAGGTGGCGGGCGCGCGGGTGGTGAAGGTGGAGGGGCCGCGGCAGTGGCTGGCGTTCCCGGCGGGGGCTTCGGCCGCGCCGCTGGTCGCGGCGGTGGCGGCGCGGTACCCGCTGGTGGACCTGTCGGTGCGGGAACCGGACATCGAGGACGTGATCGCGCGGATGTACGCGGGGCGGGGGTAG
- a CDS encoding DUF1707 SHOCT-like domain-containing protein, whose translation MSDERPEKPLPELRASDADRDRVVERLRDAVAEGRLDMEEFEERLEAAYKSRTYAELEPLTRDLPAVGAASPAVPVGAPAGGSSWPARIGGAGTSTTAVAVMSGFQRKGAWTVPARFDAVAFWGGGELDLREANFAQPEVVINCVAIMGGIEITVPPGVAVDVRGIGVMGAFDQRVGSGPTEPGAPRVVVTGFAFWGGVDIKVKPPKRPKSGPSLDKGL comes from the coding sequence ATGAGTGACGAGCGGCCGGAGAAGCCGTTGCCGGAGCTGAGGGCGTCGGATGCCGACCGGGACCGGGTGGTGGAGCGTCTGCGGGACGCCGTCGCCGAGGGCCGGCTCGACATGGAGGAATTCGAGGAGCGGCTGGAGGCGGCGTACAAGTCCCGGACGTACGCGGAACTGGAACCGCTGACGCGGGACCTGCCGGCGGTGGGGGCGGCCTCCCCGGCCGTCCCGGTGGGCGCCCCGGCGGGTGGCTCGTCCTGGCCGGCGAGGATCGGCGGGGCGGGTACGTCCACCACGGCCGTGGCCGTCATGTCGGGGTTCCAGCGCAAAGGGGCATGGACGGTTCCCGCCCGCTTCGACGCGGTGGCGTTCTGGGGCGGCGGGGAGCTGGACCTGCGCGAGGCGAACTTCGCGCAGCCCGAGGTCGTGATCAACTGTGTCGCGATCATGGGCGGTATCGAGATCACGGTGCCACCGGGCGTGGCCGTCGACGTCCGGGGCATCGGCGTCATGGGCGCCTTCGACCAGCGCGTCGGCAGCGGTCCGACGGAGCCGGGCGCTCCGCGGGTGGTCGTGACGGGCTTCGCGTTCTGGGGCGGGGTGGACATCAAGGTCAAGCCGCCGAAGCGCCCGAAGTCCGGGCCCTCGCTGGACAAGGGGCTGTAG
- a CDS encoding DUF445 domain-containing protein, which yields MDHRTTVGGAAPPPPTPPRTPRAAATPPARGAFVFSAADEERRRGVRRMKTTATGLLILVALVYVLAKYAQHAWGAGGWAGYVAAAAEAGMVGALADWFAVTALFRRPLGLPIPHTAIIPTKKDQLGISLGEFVGENFLSSDVVKARLHSLGIGGRLGAWLAEPAHADRVTAELATALRGALTVLRDADVQAVVGEAITRRAETAEIAPGIGKTLERVVADGGHHRAVDLVCAKAHDWLVTHGESVMDAVQGGAPGWTPRFVDRKIGDRVYKELLRFVTEMRDMPEHPARGAVDRFLTDFAADLQSDTETRARVERLKSELLARGEVQDVIASAWTAIRSMIISAAEDEQSELRLRVRSSLMSLGARLATDGRLQDKVEGWIEGAVVYVVTNYRTEITSLITDTVAGWDAEHTSRKIEAHIGRDLQFIRINGTVVGALAGLLIYTVSRAFGA from the coding sequence GTGGACCACCGCACCACCGTCGGAGGTGCCGCCCCACCGCCACCGACACCGCCACGGACACCACGAGCGGCAGCGACCCCGCCCGCCCGCGGCGCCTTCGTCTTCAGCGCCGCCGACGAGGAGCGCCGTCGCGGCGTACGCCGGATGAAGACCACCGCGACCGGCCTGCTGATCCTGGTCGCGCTGGTCTACGTACTGGCCAAGTACGCCCAGCACGCATGGGGCGCCGGCGGCTGGGCCGGCTACGTCGCGGCCGCCGCCGAGGCCGGCATGGTCGGCGCGCTCGCGGACTGGTTCGCCGTCACCGCCCTGTTCCGGCGGCCCCTCGGCCTGCCCATCCCGCACACGGCGATCATCCCTACCAAGAAGGACCAGCTCGGGATCTCCCTCGGGGAGTTCGTCGGCGAGAACTTCCTCTCCTCCGACGTGGTCAAGGCCCGACTCCATTCCCTCGGCATCGGCGGCCGCCTCGGCGCCTGGCTGGCGGAGCCCGCGCACGCCGACCGGGTCACCGCGGAGCTGGCCACCGCCCTGCGCGGAGCGCTGACCGTACTGCGCGACGCCGACGTGCAGGCCGTCGTGGGCGAGGCCATCACCCGGCGCGCGGAGACGGCCGAGATCGCGCCGGGCATCGGCAAGACCCTGGAGCGGGTCGTCGCGGACGGCGGTCACCACCGCGCCGTCGACCTCGTGTGCGCCAAGGCCCACGACTGGCTGGTCACGCACGGGGAGTCGGTGATGGACGCGGTGCAGGGCGGGGCGCCCGGCTGGACCCCGCGGTTCGTGGACCGCAAGATCGGCGACCGCGTGTACAAGGAGCTGCTCCGCTTCGTCACGGAGATGCGGGACATGCCCGAACACCCGGCGCGCGGGGCGGTGGACCGGTTCCTGACGGACTTCGCGGCCGACCTGCAGTCCGACACGGAGACGCGGGCGCGGGTCGAGCGGCTCAAGTCCGAGCTGCTGGCGCGCGGGGAGGTCCAGGACGTGATCGCCTCCGCCTGGACCGCGATCCGATCGATGATCATCTCGGCGGCGGAGGACGAGCAGAGCGAGCTGCGCCTGCGGGTCCGTTCCTCGCTGATGTCCCTGGGGGCGCGGCTGGCCACCGACGGGCGGCTCCAGGACAAGGTGGAGGGCTGGATCGAGGGCGCGGTCGTCTACGTCGTCACCAACTACCGGACCGAGATCACCTCGCTGATCACGGACACGGTGGCGGGCTGGGACGCCGAGCACACGTCCCGCAAGATCGAGGCCCACATCGGCCGGGACCTGCAGTTCATCCGCATCAACGGCACGGTGGTCGGCGCCCTGGCGGGCCTGCTGATCTACACGGTGTCCCGGGCGTTCGGCGCGTAG
- a CDS encoding GNAT family N-acetyltransferase, whose translation MICYGQAVLDLVDELVDAYADVFSGPPWNEDEETIRQFAARLPVDARRRGFRTALAQSATGIDGFATGWITPATFPKNRAYAQVAAQLGPERVKELLTGALEIDELAVRPYARGRGTGRDLLTEITADAPDRRAWLLTSRLATDTVATYRRLGWHEVPARPGTETGVIVFLSPDHPNR comes from the coding sequence GTGATCTGCTACGGACAGGCCGTCCTCGACCTCGTGGACGAACTGGTCGACGCCTACGCCGACGTCTTCTCCGGACCGCCCTGGAACGAGGACGAAGAAACCATTCGCCAGTTCGCCGCCCGCCTCCCGGTGGACGCCCGGCGCCGTGGCTTCCGTACGGCCCTCGCCCAGTCCGCGACAGGCATCGACGGCTTCGCCACGGGCTGGATCACGCCGGCCACCTTCCCCAAGAACCGCGCGTACGCGCAGGTCGCGGCGCAGCTGGGCCCCGAGCGCGTGAAGGAGCTCCTGACCGGCGCCCTGGAGATAGACGAACTCGCCGTACGCCCGTACGCGCGCGGCCGCGGCACGGGCCGGGACCTGCTCACCGAGATCACCGCCGACGCCCCGGACCGGCGCGCCTGGCTGCTGACCTCCCGCCTGGCCACCGACACCGTGGCCACGTACCGCCGCCTGGGCTGGCACGAGGTCCCGGCCCGCCCGGGCACGGAGACGGGCGTGATCGTCTTCCTCTCCCCGGACCACCCGAACCGCTAG
- a CDS encoding very short patch repair endonuclease — protein sequence MEKLATTATVRTRMSRQKSRDTGVEVALRKALHAKGARYRIHRKPVKGVRREADIVFGPARVAVFVDGCFWHGCPVHATWPKNNAEFWRAKIEGNRRRDLDTDARLAEAGWLAVRVWEHERADEAAARVLAVVASRRASGRPKRREQGSISNI from the coding sequence GTGGAGAAACTGGCAACGACGGCCACCGTGCGTACTCGAATGAGTCGCCAGAAGAGCCGCGACACCGGCGTGGAGGTGGCCTTGCGCAAGGCGCTGCACGCCAAGGGGGCTCGGTACCGGATCCACCGGAAGCCGGTGAAGGGCGTGAGACGCGAGGCCGACATCGTGTTCGGGCCCGCACGCGTGGCGGTGTTCGTGGACGGCTGTTTCTGGCACGGCTGCCCCGTTCACGCCACGTGGCCGAAGAACAACGCCGAGTTCTGGCGCGCCAAGATCGAGGGGAATCGGCGTCGGGACTTGGACACGGACGCCCGGTTGGCCGAGGCCGGGTGGCTGGCCGTGCGCGTCTGGGAGCATGAGCGGGCGGACGAGGCGGCGGCGCGCGTGCTGGCCGTCGTCGCGAGTCGTCGCGCGAGTGGACGCCCCAAGAGGCGAGAGCAGGGATCCATCTCGAATATTTGA
- a CDS encoding helix-turn-helix domain-containing protein — MEHRGEDFGPWLARQLNRMDMSQSDLAARLGLTRAAVSAWVNGRAEPREETKRSLAEVFGTNPDLVDSRTSDISTNRPLRWHHRTAHADGGREYGNAAAFAFDADMAVLAREATQNALDERLDVNAPVRVHYTLHELTGRHLSAFLAALQWDELRPHYDRAAAAEQKVSRSLRAALDELESKNSLLLLRVDDFNANGLTGPEYHDGRFAAVVRRQLDSHKQSGGRAGGSYGLGKATLWAASRFGLVLINSTLSEQHEGRTERRVIGRLDLPWRQVDGEAFAGPAWFGEPDTDPAHKDVSRSWWADEETARSLHLERHTGEPGTSFLVVGAHDASGDAEELRDLHDKVVRSLADGFWAAMIGGAAAGPLLEARVSTFRDGEVVVPEERVDPYSRHPALSRALQAHLDGHTVDSLTSEDQVARAEVPLIVTPLKGKGRARDKGREHLAVLLLTPAADADERHSRVVCMRGNRMTITEHRPRELPLGTMPFQAVLLAGYATDRDGDDVALAEEFLRASEPPEHDRWDRTEELTSLYERGAVSRLKEFRSDVDKAVRALVGRRETKRAGGPAALRELLTWDAHTGPTRRTQGFPTVRGVMARVEESGAWSVTVEVRLPLAEDPWRLTPVAKFDVRSGGRPVVAWAALAAEEDCRVEKGDLVVEPGVRRAVFRGVTDAATHPVRSGYARLVVEVQKARGGSA, encoded by the coding sequence ATGGAGCACCGAGGTGAGGATTTCGGCCCCTGGCTCGCGCGGCAGTTGAATCGGATGGACATGTCGCAATCCGACCTGGCAGCCCGACTCGGGTTGACCCGTGCGGCTGTTTCCGCCTGGGTGAACGGGCGAGCGGAGCCTCGGGAGGAGACCAAACGGTCGCTGGCCGAGGTGTTCGGCACCAACCCCGACCTCGTCGACAGTCGGACGAGCGACATATCGACGAATCGGCCGTTGCGGTGGCACCATCGCACGGCCCATGCCGACGGCGGGCGCGAGTACGGCAATGCTGCTGCCTTCGCCTTCGACGCGGACATGGCCGTATTGGCCAGGGAGGCCACCCAGAACGCGCTTGACGAGCGACTCGACGTCAACGCGCCGGTTCGAGTGCACTACACCCTGCACGAATTGACGGGCCGGCACCTGTCCGCGTTCCTGGCCGCACTCCAATGGGACGAGCTGCGCCCGCACTACGATCGGGCGGCCGCGGCGGAGCAGAAGGTGTCGAGGAGCCTGCGGGCCGCGTTGGACGAACTGGAGTCGAAGAACTCCCTGCTTCTGCTGCGGGTGGACGACTTCAACGCCAACGGGCTCACCGGACCGGAGTATCACGACGGTCGCTTCGCCGCCGTCGTCAGGCGCCAGCTCGACAGTCACAAACAGTCCGGAGGCCGTGCGGGCGGGTCCTACGGACTGGGCAAGGCAACGCTGTGGGCGGCCAGCCGTTTCGGTCTCGTCCTCATCAACTCCACACTCTCCGAGCAGCACGAGGGCAGGACCGAACGACGCGTCATCGGACGTCTCGACCTGCCGTGGCGTCAGGTCGACGGCGAGGCCTTCGCGGGCCCGGCCTGGTTCGGCGAGCCGGATACGGACCCGGCGCACAAGGACGTGTCGCGGTCGTGGTGGGCCGACGAGGAGACGGCGCGGAGTCTGCACCTCGAGCGGCACACCGGCGAACCCGGCACGTCGTTCCTGGTGGTCGGCGCCCACGACGCCTCGGGCGACGCCGAGGAGTTGCGTGACCTCCACGACAAAGTCGTGCGATCGCTGGCCGACGGCTTTTGGGCGGCGATGATCGGAGGCGCCGCAGCGGGCCCCCTGTTGGAGGCGCGCGTGTCCACGTTTCGCGACGGGGAAGTGGTCGTGCCCGAGGAGCGGGTCGATCCGTACTCCCGCCACCCTGCCTTGAGTCGCGCCCTCCAAGCCCACCTCGACGGCCACACGGTCGACAGCCTGACGTCGGAGGACCAGGTGGCGCGTGCCGAGGTGCCTCTGATCGTGACGCCTTTGAAGGGCAAGGGACGAGCGCGGGACAAGGGCCGGGAGCACCTGGCGGTCCTCCTGCTCACACCGGCGGCCGACGCGGACGAGCGACACAGCCGTGTGGTCTGCATGCGCGGCAACCGCATGACCATCACGGAGCATCGGCCGCGCGAACTGCCTCTGGGGACGATGCCGTTCCAGGCCGTGCTGCTGGCCGGCTACGCAACGGACCGGGACGGCGATGACGTGGCCCTGGCCGAGGAATTCCTGCGCGCCTCGGAGCCACCCGAGCACGACCGCTGGGACCGGACGGAGGAACTCACCTCGCTCTACGAGCGGGGCGCCGTCAGCCGTCTGAAGGAGTTCCGCAGCGATGTCGACAAGGCCGTGCGTGCCTTGGTGGGCAGGCGTGAGACGAAGCGGGCAGGCGGCCCCGCGGCGCTGCGGGAGCTGCTCACCTGGGACGCGCACACTGGCCCTACACGGCGGACCCAGGGCTTTCCCACGGTTCGCGGAGTGATGGCACGCGTGGAGGAATCCGGTGCCTGGAGCGTGACCGTGGAGGTCAGGCTCCCCCTTGCCGAGGACCCGTGGCGATTGACGCCCGTCGCGAAGTTCGATGTGCGTTCGGGAGGCCGTCCGGTGGTGGCCTGGGCGGCCCTTGCAGCCGAGGAGGACTGCCGCGTGGAGAAGGGTGACCTCGTCGTCGAGCCCGGCGTGCGCAGGGCGGTCTTCCGCGGAGTGACGGATGCCGCCACGCACCCGGTGCGCAGCGGATACGCCCGACTCGTGGTGGAGGTCCAGAAGGCTCGCGGAGGTTCGGCGTGA